CGACCGGGATCGCGACTGCCACGATCACAGTGCTGACCCTGATTTTTGGCGAGATCACCCCTAAATCCCTAGCGGTCAACAATGTGATGCCGGTGTTCCGGCTGGTTGTGCAGCCGGTTTACTGGCTTTCAGTGGTATTGGGGCCAGTGATCTCTTTTTTTGAGACGGTCGCTCAGCGGACGCTGCGCCTGTTCCAGGTCAGCTCAACCCCATCAGGGGCCTCGGTTCAAGATCTGCAACTGCTAGTGGAAGTGCTCAGTCGCAGCGGCCAGTTGGATTGGGAGCGGCGACAACTATTTAGCAAGGCTTTGGCCCTCGACCGCCTCAATGCCCACGACGTGGTGCGCCCGCGCATCAACATGGAAACTGTAGACCAGGATGACAATTTAGAAGCGGTGATCGCCCGTTGCTTGGAGACTGGCTTCTCGCGTCTACCCGTCCAGGAAGAGTCCAAGGACCAGATCGTCGGCACAATTCACCTGAAACGCGCCCTGCAACACCTGCAAACCCACGGCAATGCTCCAGTATCAGCAGCGATGGACCCGCCGGTTTACATTCCGGAAACCAAACGGCTGGCCGACCTACTCAAGGACATGCTGCGCGAACGCCTGCACCTGGCTATTGTGGTTGACGAGTACGGCGGCACCGTCGGTCTAGTGACCTTGGAGGACGTGCTTGAGGAATTGGTGGGCGAAATCTACGACGAAAGTGACCTGCTAATTACCTACAACCGCTAGGCTGAGATTCAGCAACTAACGGGAACGGCTATGGGTGAAGGGCGGGCGATTGGCATTGACTTAGGTGGGACCAACCTCAAGCTGGGCCTTTACTCAGAGACTGGAAGCTGTCTCGGTAAGCTTATGGTGCCTACGCCTCAACCCGCCAGCCCTGAAGCTGTTACCTCTGCCATGGTTGCGGCCATTGAGCAATTGGATCCTGATCGGCAAGCCACTGTCTTAGGTGTCGGCACGCCCGGTCCCACTGACGTCAGTGGACGCGTTGCCCTGGTCGCCATCAATCTAGCTGGCTGGCAGGATGTGACACTCGCCGATTGGCTGGAAGCTCGCACTGGAAGGCGGGTCGTGCTGGCTAACGATGCCAATTGCGCTGGCCTAGGCGAGGCTTGGCTAGGGGCAGGCCGAGAATTTCAGGATTTAATTGTGCTCACCCTAGGTACGGGGGTAGGTGGCGCCATTATTCTGAACGGTCAGTTGTTTTCGGGGCACCGAGGCGCAGCAGGCGAACTGGGCCTGATTGCGCTCTACCCCCAAGGTCACCCTTGCAACAGCGGCAACCAGGGCTCACTGGAACAGTATTGCTCAATAGGAGCAATCCGCCGTCGCACAGGCTCAGATCCCAAGGATCTTTCAGTTTTGGCCAGGCAGGGCGATGCAACGGCCCTGGCACACTGGCAGGCCATCGGCAGTGACTTGGGCATTGGCCTCAGCAGTCTGATCTATGTGCTAACTCCCCAGGCGGTGCTCTTAGGCGGTGGGGTCAGTGCAGGCTTTGAGTTTTTTCAGGCAGCGATGCAAGCTGAAATCGAGCGACGAGTGCTGCCAAGCTCTAGGACAGGGCTTGTGATTCGGCCAGCGGCTCTAGGCAACGAAGCAGGTACTATCGGGGCGGCAAGGCTAGCCTTTCAGCACTTAGTCAGGTGAACGCTCAGGGGTCAGTTGTGCCGCTTCTTCGCGAACCCACAATGCCCAACCCTTAGCAGTCGTGGTTGCCAGCACATGCTCGCCTTTAGTGGTGAGCCGTTGAGCGGCTGTTCGCAATTTGAGCTCGTCAGTGAAGTGCTTGAGAAAGCTGTAGAGATAGCCCCGCCAATAGACTCCAGGCAAGGGACGCTCTTGGTCAGAAACGAGTAGGTGACAGCGCCGCAGCCCTCTTAAGGGCTGTATATCAAGATTGTGAGGTCTGTCCGCCTCCTGTTGATTGGATTTCACGCCGAACATTTTCTCCTAACTCCTAGTTCCCTATGCTGCGGTTCAGGACTCCGGGCAGACAATGCTGGTATCAGGCTAGCGAGTCGCAACGACTAGAACTGCTCCTTGCACCCGATCGTCTGCGCAAGCTGCGCGGTGTCACGACTTAACAGCGCTTTGAGTAGCCTGAATCCGAATTCTAAAGCTCAGTCTGCACTTAAGACGATGTTAAGCTTTGCCTCAAAGCCCTGCCACAGTTAAATCTCGTATTTCCCAGAGTTTTTAAAGAGTTTTTAGTAGATGTTGGCAGCCGACCCTAAAGAGCTTGCATAAAGGCTTGCACCTTGGCATCAATGCCAGTAATTGCGGTGCCAACTACAACGGTAAAAGCGCCAAGATCTAAGGCTTTGCGTACCATCTCAGGGCTGGCGATCCCGCCTTCACAAATTACTGGCACTTTTAAGGTTGCAACCATAGCGGCAAGCAACTCAAAGCCGGGGGGCGTTGCCTGCTTGGTTTCTGCGGTATAGCCATAAAGCGTAGTCCCCACAACATCGGCACCTGCTGCTTCTGCCACCAACGCTTCATCGAAGCTAGCCACATCCGCCATCACTGGGAGATTCAGCTCTGTGTGAATCCGTCGGATGAGCTCAGCCAATTGCTCGCCACCTGGACGGGGACGCTGCGTAGCATCAATGGCGATTAGATCGGCCCCAGCCTGGGCAACTTCCTGCGCATGCTGAAACTGGGGCGTGATGTAGACCTCATAGCCCGGCAGCACCTTTTTCCATAACCCAATAAGCGGCGCGTCAACCCGAGCACGGACTGCCCGGATATGAGGCGGTGAGTCGATCCGGACACCAGCAGCACCACCCTCTACAGCGGCGGCAGCCATCGCAGCGATCACGCTGGGTTCGTGGAGGGGAGAACGAACAGGGGCCTGACAGGACACCACTAAGCGGCCTGCTAGAGCATTACGCCAATCCATTAAGAAGCCGATCGACTACGGATAAAACCCTAGCTGAGGCAGACCCAAGGTTTCTTCCCAACCCATCATGATATTCAGGCACTGGATTGCCTGACCGGCTTGCCCCTTGAGCAAGTTGTCAATCGCAGAGAGCACAATCACTCGGTCGGTGCGAGGGTCTACTTCCAAGCCGATATAGCAGAGATTGGTGCCTGCCGCCCACTTGGTCTGAGGATAAATGCCACTGGGCAGCACCTGCACCCAGGGAGAGGAGCGATAGAACGCCCGATAGATGGTAATTAGATCCTCACGGACTAACCCGGGGTCGCGCAGCCGTGCGTAGATCGTGCTCAAAATGCCGCGCACCATTGGGATCATGTGGGGTGTGAACTGGACGCGCACCGCATGTCCAGCCAGATTGCTACACACCTGCTCGATTTCTGGGGTGTGACGGTGGCTGGCAACGCCATAGGCGCCCAGAGAGTTATCGGCCTCTGCCAACAGCAAATTGACCTTGGCTTGACGACCGCCACCCGAGGTTCCCGATTTAGCGTCGATGATCACACTTTCGGGTTCGATCAAGCCCTGCTTGAGTAAGGGTGCAACCCCAAGCAGGCTGGCAGTGGGATAACAACCGGGGCAACCCACTAAACTAGCTCCGGCAATGCGCTCGCGATAGAGTTCTGGCAAGCCATAGACAGCCTGCTCAGATACCGCCTGGTCTGTGCGCTCCCGACCATACCAGCTTTGATAAACCTGTAAATCCTCAAAGCGATAGTCCGCCGATAGGTCTAGCACCTTGCAACCCTTCTCTAACAGAGGAGGAGCCAGTTCGCAGGCTAAACCGTTGGGCAGCGACAGGAAAACCACCTTACAGCGACGAGCAATCTCGTCTGGATCTACTGCCTCAACCGTAACCCCCTGTAACCGATGGCTGAGATGGGGGTACAGGTCAGCAAACGACTGCCCAACGCTACCACTACCCCCCAAATAGGCCAGTTCTAGAGCCGGATGCTCTAGCAGCAGGCGGACCAGTTGGATGCCCCCATAACCCGATGCGCCGACAATGCCTACCGGCACCCGTTCACCCATGTTGTTTATCCCAAAGCTTTATCTAAGAGGACAGAGAACAATCAGACTGTGGAGCATTATGGACCAGGCTAACCTCAGAAAACGGGCATCAAACAAACAACTTGTTTAAAGTTTCAACCAAGCCAGCTCAGCCGACTCCTGGGGAGTCTGAGTGCTATGATTGGCCCCTAAAGTTTGGGCCAAAGTTTAGGGCTGCCCTCTGGGAACCCCTCATCTTAAGTCTTTTGCGCTTAGTCTTCTGTCAAACTCTTTTTGCCAAGCTACTGCTAGTCGTATGGTCTCTGCTGAAGCCTTCAACCTGGATAGCCTAGCCACCTCCTCCTATCTGGACGAGACGGGCAACCTGCCTGCTCAGCT
The Leptolyngbya sp. FACHB-261 DNA segment above includes these coding regions:
- a CDS encoding ROK family protein; the encoded protein is MGEGRAIGIDLGGTNLKLGLYSETGSCLGKLMVPTPQPASPEAVTSAMVAAIEQLDPDRQATVLGVGTPGPTDVSGRVALVAINLAGWQDVTLADWLEARTGRRVVLANDANCAGLGEAWLGAGREFQDLIVLTLGTGVGGAIILNGQLFSGHRGAAGELGLIALYPQGHPCNSGNQGSLEQYCSIGAIRRRTGSDPKDLSVLARQGDATALAHWQAIGSDLGIGLSSLIYVLTPQAVLLGGGVSAGFEFFQAAMQAEIERRVLPSSRTGLVIRPAALGNEAGTIGAARLAFQHLVR
- a CDS encoding hemolysin family protein encodes the protein MISLSVLSPLLLAELVANLPVDLGSLLPSFGIIALLLGLSAFFSGSESAITALDNLKLRALVQEEADAEGIFRLVLEKRTRFITTLLVCNTLVNNAAAVLTGTLTTSLLVAWFGSGSLGFATGIATATITVLTLIFGEITPKSLAVNNVMPVFRLVVQPVYWLSVVLGPVISFFETVAQRTLRLFQVSSTPSGASVQDLQLLVEVLSRSGQLDWERRQLFSKALALDRLNAHDVVRPRINMETVDQDDNLEAVIARCLETGFSRLPVQEESKDQIVGTIHLKRALQHLQTHGNAPVSAAMDPPVYIPETKRLADLLKDMLRERLHLAIVVDEYGGTVGLVTLEDVLEELVGEIYDESDLLITYNR
- a CDS encoding N-acetylmannosamine-6-phosphate 2-epimerase, with translation MDWRNALAGRLVVSCQAPVRSPLHEPSVIAAMAAAAVEGGAAGVRIDSPPHIRAVRARVDAPLIGLWKKVLPGYEVYITPQFQHAQEVAQAGADLIAIDATQRPRPGGEQLAELIRRIHTELNLPVMADVASFDEALVAEAAGADVVGTTLYGYTAETKQATPPGFELLAAMVATLKVPVICEGGIASPEMVRKALDLGAFTVVVGTAITGIDAKVQAFMQAL
- the argC gene encoding N-acetyl-gamma-glutamyl-phosphate reductase encodes the protein MGERVPVGIVGASGYGGIQLVRLLLEHPALELAYLGGSGSVGQSFADLYPHLSHRLQGVTVEAVDPDEIARRCKVVFLSLPNGLACELAPPLLEKGCKVLDLSADYRFEDLQVYQSWYGRERTDQAVSEQAVYGLPELYRERIAGASLVGCPGCYPTASLLGVAPLLKQGLIEPESVIIDAKSGTSGGGRQAKVNLLLAEADNSLGAYGVASHRHTPEIEQVCSNLAGHAVRVQFTPHMIPMVRGILSTIYARLRDPGLVREDLITIYRAFYRSSPWVQVLPSGIYPQTKWAAGTNLCYIGLEVDPRTDRVIVLSAIDNLLKGQAGQAIQCLNIMMGWEETLGLPQLGFYP